ATTCAGGCCTCACAAATGATGCGAACCCTCTTTGCATCCAACATGACTATGCCTCACAGACCTCCTTTAAAAGACCAATTGTTCCAACTGCCATGTTAACGGGAATTGTCACTTCACTCGTTTCCCGAGAACTACCTGGACCAGGTTGTTATATTCAAGATATTCATCTTTCATTCCCGACACCTACGTATCACTACCGAAATGTATCCCTTCAATTAACTGCCCAGAGCATGAACGTAGATCAGAACGAACTTGTCGTACAGGTACATGCTTCTAATGAGGAAGGTGAAGACCTAATCACTGGTACACTAACGGTGCAGCCGCCGAAAGAAGTGGATGCGTTGAATGGAACTTCTCTCGATAATTTCTACTAAACCTTACTGCTCAAGCAGTAAGGTTTAACTTTGTTTAAATGAAGATGCGGTTCATATGTTAAAATCACATCGAGGTGATGATATGAGTTTTTATGTACCGTTATTAATTATTGGAGGTTTGACAGGCTTACTCCTAATGGGGATATTGAAATCGATTCGAAAGAGTAGCTGGTACCATGCTGCCCGTCTTACTCTTCTCGTTAGCGCCCTGTCTGTTGTGGCTAGCTATTTCGTCTATAGTGGAGAAGAAGGAGTCATTTACATGTTTCTAAGTATAGGGCTTGGAATTGGCCCGCTACTTACGTTTATTGTAAAGAGCCTTA
This genomic interval from Pontibacillus halophilus JSM 076056 = DSM 19796 contains the following:
- a CDS encoding MaoC/PaaZ C-terminal domain-containing protein; this translates as MIGKKRKLGKKIQQIEIGERVQHDHAIKDQDILLYSGLTNDANPLCIQHDYASQTSFKRPIVPTAMLTGIVTSLVSRELPGPGCYIQDIHLSFPTPTYHYRNVSLQLTAQSMNVDQNELVVQVHASNEEGEDLITGTLTVQPPKEVDALNGTSLDNFY